In one window of Microplitis demolitor isolate Queensland-Clemson2020A chromosome 4, iyMicDemo2.1a, whole genome shotgun sequence DNA:
- the LOC103568369 gene encoding uncharacterized protein LOC103568369 codes for MDISKIFSKNRGVKNQNFKWNFSYIGSCYNILLFIGFSSLSLYKLFGKKLVNAFSNSVSASVILGFLYLTLLSTSLLPLIYVSRQKLLISVNDRIKNVDEILNKCVSYEMENDYTNNLIFIGCFFTSTCVVIMSLYYFPSISVFFENIPAFISGAVIIQYVQLLIQVKKRFESINSTISRLAYLLSNESRTEVSYVTQNLPSRESIFNDINNLKYAYMVLWKICQDITDFYGIPILIGIFCFGVKTIANVYITILSALGILDIDIKWYLNGTRMSWTISLFIALTSNVTTVMNQLSKFSSDLWYLKIKISACDIIPIDRTLLSIITGTMATYLIISVQFAVNSPTN; via the exons ATGGatatttcaaagatatttagCAAAAACCGCGgagttaaaaatcaaaattttaaatggaatttCTCATACATTGGATCatgttataatattttactatttatagGTTTTTCATCGTTAAGTCTTTACAAACTATTCGGTAAAAAACTAGTTAATGCTTTTTCTAACTCAGTATCAGCATCAGTGATACTaggatttttatatttaacattattgAGTACAAGCTTACTACCACTTATTTATGTAAGTCGGCAAAAACTGTTGATAAGTGTTAAcgatcgaatcaaaaatgtcgatgaaatattaaacaaGTGCGTAAGTTATGAAATGGAGAATGACTacaccaataatttaatatttattggatGTTTTTTTACATCTACTTGCGTTGTAATAATGAGCCTGTACTACTTTCCATCGATAAGcgtattttttgaaaatataccAGCGTTCATTAGTGGTGCAGTAATCATACAATACGTTCAGCTACTCATTCAAGTTAAAAAGAGATTTGAAAGTATAAATTCGACTATTTCGAGATTGGCATATTTATTGTCGAATGAATCTCGCACAGAAGTATCATATGTCACACAAAATTTACCGTCGCGTGaatctatttttaatgatattaacAATCTTAAGTATGCTTACATGGTATTATGGAAAATTTGTCAGGATATTACTGATTTCTATGGAATACCCATTTTGattggaattttttgttttggagTAAAAACTATAGCTAATGTGTACATTACTATTTTGTCGGCGCTCGGGATATTAGATATAGACATTAAATGGTATTTAAATGGAACACGTATGTCATGGACTATTAGTCTATTTATAGCATTAACTTCGAATGTTACCACAGTGATGAACCAG ttATCCAAATTTTCGAGTGATCTTTGGTATTTGAAGATTAAAATAAGTGCTTGCGATATTATACCCATAGATCGTACGCTGTTATCAATT attACTGGTACAATGGCAACTTATTTAATCATTAGCGTCCAATTTGCTGTTAATTCACCaactaattga